The Nicotiana tomentosiformis chromosome 9, ASM39032v3, whole genome shotgun sequence genome contains the following window.
gagaaaggaaagaaatctcatcGAGAtgttagaaaaggttgggcaatccttaaCCAAAGAAGATATGGTTGGAAATGGTGAGGTTAATGTGGATTTGGCTACAAGAGAAGCAACCCAACGACAAGAACAAGCTGCATGGGATGCTGaagaagcagctattagagatgcataTATTATCTACGAAGAAGAGAGAGGTCATATTATTGCTCAGAATCAACCTTTGGGTGCAGAACaattcggaaatatagctcccatgcTTAGgggaccacttggcgattatgctagaccggtctaaaatcaaggtttatcaagtgttataccacctccaattgcagcaaacagtttcgagttaaagcaagggttgcttcaaacccttcagaattgctctgtcttcagagggaagccaaacgaAGATCTAAACACACATATAATGggcttcgaggagattatgaacacctttcaatacaatggtgtgtcacaagatgcagtgtgtCTAATGGCATTCCCATTTTCTCTTAAAGATaatgcaaagcagtggcttcaAAGCTTACTTACGAAATCAATTAGAACTTGGGAGGAGATGAAcaaaaaattccttgataaatatttctcctcatcTAAGACAggaaagtttagaagagaaatccataacttctgccataAAGAGAATGAAAccatttttgaagcatgggagaggtttaaggagattgttaaaAAGTGttaacatagcggaattgaactctggatgcaactctaggacttttgggatggattgacactggccttacgtagaacattgagcaatgcagctggtggcttgttgatgaagaagactccagaggagatagttacaattcttgatgagttatctaaagatgcaaatcaatggccctctgagagtgcggaaagaagaagatcaactggtgttcgccaggttgatgctaacacatctgtgcaggtacaacttgatgctatggacAAAGAGATAAGGAAGTTGACCTTAGCGTCAATACAGAGTGAGCCTCACACAACTTGTGATATAtctggaagaggacaccctactcatgagtgtcaagcctcaactgaggaagtgaatgctgtgggaaactacaattttaatgcaatgggcCAAAGGCACCCCGTTTTTTTATGGAGTTCATCTGGGGGTACCGCGGATGCATggaaacaaaataactctagagcCACATGGAAAAGGAGTGCCAACATTctaaaatcagcagaggcagcaatttcagcctTAACAGCCCATTCAGGCTGAcatagaagatctcatgaaggccttcattctAAACACTgatgagaggcttgaaactcatAGCGCAACTATATGGGAACATGGAGCAACTATCAAAGATATAGGTACTGGTTTTTGAAACTTGGAAAGATAGGTTGGGCAGCTAGCCACTTTATTATCTAAGATGATTCCAGGAACTCTCCCCGCTaatactgagagaaatcccaaagaaatagtgaatgttgtgaccttgagaagtgggAAAGTGTTGAAGGATCCTACCCCAATCCAAAAAGATGTGATAATtgcaaaagaaagtggggagcatcTGAAAAGTGATGCtgacaagaagaagaaaggcctaataaaaactgagaaaaagaagaaggaagaaaaatcgagaagggaggaacctgagaagagcgagcatatgcctgctttacctttccctcaaaagatATACAGAGAAAAgatggacaagcagtttgagagatttctggatgtgctaaAACAAGtccatgtaaacttaccatttacagaagtgctctcacaaatgcctgcttatgccaaattTATAAAGGAGATcttgacaaagaagaggaaaatagaggaggCCTCAATGGTCAAGcttacagagcattgcagtgtTAAATTgtaaaataaactcccacaaaagtgtgaagatctagggagttttactataccttgctcattaGGGACTATAAATTTTTAGAAGTCTTTATGTAATTCTGGTGCCTTAATTAAATTAATGCCtatatctatttacaggaaactggagaaggaaaTTAGATAGATAAGGTTGGTGCCAATATCATTGCAACTGTTAGACATAACGACCTTAATACCCGAAGGGATAGTGGTAGATTTGTTTGTTCGAGTGGATAAAttcgtatttcctgtagattttatagtggtgaatatggaggggAACAAGAAggcccccctcatcctaggaagaccattcttagcgacgggtagagctatactagatatacacgagagaaaaaTCATTCTTAGAGTGGGCGAGGAGACGGTGACTTTTGATATAAATGTAGAAAAGGGGACACAAAAGGAAaaaccagctgcaagtgttgaatggaaagtgaagggctcaaagGAAAATGCTGCagtgagtgagaaagataagtgtggggtgtactccaaaaaggctgagaagaagctatctgcatggatgtgtgcattagtttgggcacgaggaatggagcccgacttcgacttagaccccgactagatatttaGAGaaatttcctttaccttatgGTTTTTAATTGGgtatcatggggacatgccacaacttaaagtgtgagGTGGGGGGATAATTGTATATTGTATATATGTGTGTTAGTTTTGTTATTTGTAGTAGTTCGAAatttaaaaaaacataaaaattgaaaacattttgaaatttttgattttttcgatgatggatatcattcgacgggtttcttgagggattaaagtcgaaataaaaagataaaaagattttcttttgttaggtagtataACAATTcacccttggtttttctttgtgctgcagttttattttttaggagtaggaatccttgtgctatgatttgaattgatggcaatatctcttgactttattatgccctgagaatagtgagtgctttagttgtgatgcttaggctcagtttgtGATTCTTGTATAAGTATCTTAAAGTGTATGATCTTAATTCtgtttaactgctttgactagagtgccctgatgagtccgatcctgagtgagttatatgccatgtgtgtgtgaggttttgtattaTTATGTGTATTGTATTTGATGTTTAGAACTTGCCATGTGTGTTTGCAAAgataaatagtagttttgttcagtcttgcaagtgatataggcatttc
Protein-coding sequences here:
- the LOC138898721 gene encoding uncharacterized protein — encoded protein: MLEKVGQSLTKEDMVGNGEVNVDLATREATQRQEQAAWDAEEAAIRDAYIIYEEERGHIIAQNQPLANSFELKQGLLQTLQNCSVFRGKPNEDLNTHIMGFEEIMNTFQYNGVSQDAVCLMAFPFSLKDNAKQWLQSLLTKSIRTWEEMNKKFLDKYFSSSKTGKFRREIHNFCHKENETIFEAWERFKEIVQLDAMDKEIRKLTLASIQSEPHTTCDISGRGHPTHECQASTEEVNAVGNYNFNAMGQRHPVFLWSSSGGTADAWKQNNSRATWKRSANILKSAEAAISALTAHSG